The genomic stretch gattttaaaaattctttcagcgtgggtagcttgatgatggctttcatataaaattaacttaatatgaaataaggcaaagcctcaaagcgagcacAAAGAATTCGGATTGAGCTAAATATaatatgcatcatttatttgtcacaaagaaactattccctactcacaagaattcaggagaacccatttacttgaaaaagtctacatttagtgtcaccatgcctgTAACAGtaaatatcatacgttgcaaaaattatgggaagccggtgtcacggtgacgtcattaccgcattcccgtttctttctgcttattaatgacattttttccattttctgaccgatgcttgatcttttaaatgaaaatatttttttttcaaacaactggaaagcattctttcattattgttgagtgatgaatattttttagcaattgaatgaagttgtgcattcactccggaaagaagtacttcctgtgagcacctatccgttagggtgcgcattttaagaacttccgacgaaacttttcaaatccatcaccaagtgttgTTCAAAGTATAcctgcgttaccgtaaagctcgattctcgagcaggcccttcggctcttcgagctcgctattatcAGGCTTTCCTTAGTCCTTACCCTTTTTAATGTGATTGATGGTAAATATTTGACCCTACGACAAACCTGTTGTACTCTGGCTACAGAAATGACCATCATGTATGAGTAGGGTAGACAAACATTTAGCCGGGCTGCGTCTCGAACCTGCACTGGCATGACTGCATTTGAAATCAGTCTAAGTCTGCAACAACTGAGCTTCTGGGTGGCTAACACATAGGGACAGCGACAAAGTTTGATAATAAGTTAAAACacgataataataattattatttatgtcTGTAGTCAATGAAAAAAATCGTACAACAAGAAAAATGTATGGACTTTGACAAGTCTAAGCGATACATTCACCGAAGTTGAGAGCGAATATTCACCACCATTTGACATTTGAATAATTGCAGAATAATTTGATCAATGTAAGCGATATGTCAGATGTGACAGTTTTTAACGAGCGTGTAAATACGAGTATATGTGTATTCCGCCCAAAGGCGTCAGAATTGCCATATGTCTTAATTAGTTTGGTCATTCGTCAATTTTAACTGCAAAGAAATAGTACAAAATGTAGTTTCAATATGATGGCAAAATGAAATGAATgttcgagaaaaaaaaatcactctaATCAAGTACCCCATCCCTGTTTATATGTTTTCAGTCAGTTGAAATGTTAATACTACGATCAATTAATATAAGCaaatagtatatttcaaaattgttgaGCTAACACTAAGAAATGTAGCGTAAAAGTTCTAATAAAGATAACCGGTTCTATCTTGGaccaaataagtataaaatacattttttataactctttgcACGTGCTAAAGCACAGACAACAATATATGTAAACTTACTCAAGATTACCAGACTTACATTTTATGGTTTTGAAAACAGcgatatatatattaaatgtccAGTTAAAGTAATATACATATGTAGCTGGACTACTGATAATAAATTTTTTTCTCTTGAGCTAGCACGACAACTCCCTTTTTTTCGGTTCACACTGCACGACATGCGGACACGTAAGTTAAAGTCTGAATGTGagaaatgaagtcgcatttacgGATTATGTAGATTAGCtatcaaaattgtacatgtcCTTTCTTTCTATTTATTGACGGCTTACTAGTTATACATTTATAAAGGATTTTGTGattataagaagaaaaaaaacctttgtcaggtaacattttcattattatcaACTTCTGCGTGTTTCTTGTATtagataataattaaaataaaggcAGCTGAAATGTAACGTACATTTTATGATACgtacaaaataacaaatttaatatacattttttcatgaagtttattgttattatcaggcaatacattatataaaatcGTTAAAATGTAGACAACATGTACTTGCAGTATGGAAACTAATTAAAATAATACCAGTTTGTGTTTGCGGCATAACCCgtatttatatgagccgcgccatgagaaaaccaacatagtgcatttgcgaccagcatggatccagaccagcctgcccatccgcgcagtctggtcaggatccatgctaaccgttagcgaacagcgtggatcctggccagactgcgcggatatgcaggctggtctggattcatgctggtcgcaaatgcactatgttggttttctcatggtgcggctcaattatgtggAATCATCTGGACTATCTGATACGTTATCCCAGACATGATGCGATACTTTCCATGTCCATGAAGATTCCATTCCCAcagtaaagataaacaaattGTTCCacgtttttcagtgaattatccaAATATTAGAgcgaaatatatctggtattttcacatttatcaaatatatttttcactggtaagaaactgaGGTGGgtaaatttagttaaaacataaaataaaaagaaaatttgttttacatgcaagatgaaaatatatttcactcatgaaGACCAAATTTTACAtttgccactcgtgaaaatatcacatacagtcaaacctgtctataaaggcCACCCTTGGgaaagccaaaatgtggtctttattgggaggtggtctttattcacaggttaaaatacactgtaaatattaaaatgggaaacaaaacatgtggtctttagagccaggtggtctctgttcagatgtggtttttaacacaggtttgactgtatagtgttcaactcgtgaaagatatttcagtcttatactgaaacaaacgaTTAACATCGATATGCAATTACTTGATTTTGCCGCCGTGcatgaaatatgataaaaatgtgaCAACCTTCACAACATGCAAAGGAGGGGTTTAAGATGGCCATCGTCATCATGACAGTGTCATAATAGCTCATCTTTGAACATTACATAATATTTTTCACACAAAGGTGTATTGTAACGAACATTGCCAGCGGTCAAATGTTGTATTGACCATGTGGACAGTCTTTTAATTGTCAACATTTCTTGTTGTCCAGTCACAGGTGATCAGATTTGAAGTATGACTTGTTACAAAAGAAACGCTTTAAACACGATTCGGGGattttgcatgttttaaaaaaGTCCCAAAATAAAGTTGACATCATGATGGACATCTTGGTGTGGTTCTCTAAAGacttacatataaatgtataaactaaCTGTCGTTAAACTCGtgtcttttaaaattattttgtgtgcttgtATCCTTCGTTTTACATTAGTCTACGTTTGACGTTTTTTTAGCAGATCGCGTAGCGTGGTCAGTTGACATCACATTTCAGTAGATATTTCATGGCGCGATTTGGTTTAATTCTGATAATGATAATGTTTTGGATGTATTTTGTGAAAAGTTTTGGAtgtattttttgaagaaaaagaggtaaattttcatttttgtttcccTATGAGCTCTTTCTAAAAAGTActtttttcagtaaattactGGATTCTTACAGATATCCAATGTCTATTTTACACCAGAATATTTTATCTTTCGGTATTTACTTCAAACGTTGAACATTCTCTCAAATGTATTCAGTTTTACTTAGTTTATTAATTAGTTGTTTATATAGtaatacattcataattaaatgttatgCAGTATCACTTGACTATCATAAAAAATTCCAGTTTTTGTGGTAGTACGCATtcttaacctaaccagtgttcctggatgctgtaccattaattgttaatttTGTGTTTACATTGACTGTATGCAATAACTGTTCGTATTTTCAGATACGAATCATTGGgctagtatacctttaaaaatgGCATATATCTGTGAATTGTTACTTTCCTTTGGTAACAAGCCGTTTGTCTtggttaaaatttgaaaaacaaagcctttgttaaatacatgtaagaaacaaacaaaacaatcttTCGCTCATGCATTTCCACTCATGTTGAGGCCACTCGTGAAAAAATTGCATCACAAGAGCCGTGAtgaaaatagaggatattacatgagtgtcttctcatattgaattcattaaacgagtagaataaaataataataagctaggttctgtcgagcattttatcagttttatccaaCGAATTTGATAAATTCAGTATTGAAAGGCACAAATCagtttaatattctttttatcactcTCACATCGAGTTTCCATCctttactgaaacaaacaaacaaacaaacaaacaaacaaacaaacatttttttctgcagGATTTTAAATAGAGAAACATTTAGGCATACAATGTTACAACTCGTTTCTAAAGATTTGATTGACTGATGAACCAATCTTTTCATACTCAAGTTTTATCCATTTAcacaatatataattatactaCTCAGCCGAGATTATATAGTATGAGCGTAACACTTTGGATTATCCAAAGACATAGTAATGCTGTATCAACAGCATTAATGGATTCTTCAATGTTCACGAATAACGCCCACTACCTCGACAAAACTAAACAGAGATTAGTGCACGGCTCCATAGAATCATGGTGCTTTAAAGCTATGGaatggagaaactgttagcgaacagcatggatcctgaccagactgcgcggatgcgcaggctggtctggatccatgctggtcgcaaagccactatgttggttttcccatggcacggctcatatgtattagTAATTTAATGGTAAACACTTTTTCGGATTTATGTCCATAAAGAACATTCCAGTAACATGCTTGTATCTAACATGctttattattatgtattttcttttcatatgtTCATCGAATAAACGCCCCTACCCCTACTCCTctacaaaaactaaaaacaaagagATAGATGCACGGCCTCATTAAGAATCATGGTGGCTGTGACAGTATAATGATTTTCAACTTTTAATTAATCAAAATGCAGCTTTCCCACTGGCTAGTTCAGAAACGGCAGAACAAAGCCTTGCGTTTTAAGACTGGTCTAAAGAACCTGACTCGAGTTTAAACAACGTTGGATCATAACTCTAGTTTAAACAACCTTGGGCCATGAATCGAATTTAAACAACCTTGGACCATGTCTCGTGTCTAAACAACATTGGCCCATGACTCGAGTTTAAAAAACCTTGGACCATGACTAGAGTTTAAACAGCCGTATACAGTGACATACTTTGCTTCAAAAGTCATTGATTTTGACTTACACTTTTCTGAAATGGCTGGTGATACATGCCTCTTATTGTGGACTTACGATCAGGCAGCGCTTTATATAGCGAAACTAGACAAAGAAAAATACACGTTCAGTAAAGGTTTTGAATTTGCATACTATGTACTGGACCGAGCGCATAGCGAGTGCTTGCTCCTCCTTAACCTTTTCGTTCGGCGTGACTgcgaataaaatttatttatagcacgttgtttaattgtttcattttttttttcgttacagATATGGATTTAAAGAAACGGAAAATATTTCTTGTGCTGTTGGGAGCTTGTGGGGTTATTCTCATATTGCTGCCAAATTTGTTAGAGTTCGGATCGACACATGAAATCTTCGTATTAGCGGCAAATTTTCACAATAGTTCTCTTTCATATTTAACATCACTGAACTTAAATCCCAGCGTTCTTTCAAAGGATAATCACGGACTCCAACATGCAGTTACCGAGGATAGATTTAAagaaagtttaaataaattgttGAGGAATCCGAAATTAAATGTAACAAACGAAATTTTACgttacaaaaatatgcataataaaaGTAACATACATAACGATATTCCTAATGCTTTAAAAGatgtagtgaataatgacttagCGACTGAACAACCAAACAGTGATGAAAGAAGCTCAGAAAAGACAAAACCATTTAATCCTAGTAAGGATTTTTCTTCTGAAAGTGATTCATATTTAGAAACGAGAAGAGATTCTAAGGTTAGAATAAAAATTGTGTCATCTGATCCATTTGTGCGAGATAGATCACGTGAATCCCGTCCTGTAAATAGCCAATCAGTATTAAATTATCAACATTCCAAATTCAGTGACACTAGTGAAACATCGAAGAAAGCCCAAAATGTTGTAGAAGATCCACAGTCGGATCAAGATGTGCCAGTGTATGAAAGACAGACAACACAGACTGCCAAAGCTTCTGATGTAATCCGAAGCTCAAATGATATTTCTGAAGAAGTTCATCCAGTTAACACTGTATCTGTTCAAGAAGAGGTTAACATACAAGACAATCATGGTTCATACAACGAAAATCCCATTCAAAATGGAAATATACCATATCAAGTGAATAATGAAAATACAGAAGACACGGGCTTAGATAAAAAGTCAGTTAACCGACCGAATGACCACGCGGAGAGTGATATAAATAATGCAATTGCATCTCAAGAAAACACGAATCCTAGAGAACTTACTGGAACTATGAGTGATTCTAGACCTTTTGATCAAGAAAAGTTTAATACGATTCCATCCCAAATTGAACAGCATTCTCCTGGAAATAATGTTTACCAACAGACTGAGAAAATCTCCAAACCTGAACCCTTTGAACGTCAAGCAGATCATGTTGATACAAATTACGGTAAAGATTTAGTTAGAGAAGTAGGGTTTACTGTAGATTCAAGCTGTATAAGGCGTGTAACTGGAGTGGAAGATATTCTGTGCATGGTGAGTATAACATATTAGTAGATATGCAAACATTATTTTCCGTTCGTTTACGTTTttttccgtatgcgatttcggcattcttcggttgtTATGGAAAAACAATTTGTGTTATTGCCGGCGTTTGCCGGAGGATACCGAAATAGCATACGATGATACGCGATCGTACGGAAATTACCGATCGTCATTACGGTTCAGTATCACTTTGTATGTTTGAAACGTATATCTGGTTTTAGTCCGCATTTGAATTGTTTGACGATGTCTGATCAAGGCATAGAGTTGTGTACAACCACACGCTATTCTTGCATGAATGTATAAGATCTACTATGCTTAGCGGTGCACCAAATTACAAAACACATTTACGAGTCGAAAAGGAAATGAATTTCAGAAATCATTTAATTCCCGCTTATAAAAGACATTCACATGTATTCCagtcatttaaaatattaaatgtaactCGACAATGTTTTCCAGAATCGACCACAGTTCTTACCGGATTTCCGGAATCCTTGCTGGTACCAGCGAGGTTCTTTGAGATGTCTGCCATATTTCCATATCATCGGCGTGTGTAAAACGGGAACCACTGATTTATTCGAGCGACTTTCCCATCATCCTCAGATACTGAAAAACAATGGCATTTTGGGTAAAGAGACCTGGTACTGGACCTGGCAGCGGTATGGCCACAGTAAGGAGATTCTATACGATTCTTAGCATACATTTAATAACATGACCTTTTATATAAATCGCTGGTCTAGACATTGTTCTTTTTGGTTGCAGGTTTTGCTGAGATAAAACtaaacatttagaaaagtaattCTTAAATCTATTTCTAATGTCATTTGATAAATGCACtgcaaaaaaacatatttgaggTCATGCAGAAAACAATAATGTTTTGCCGGTTAACTTAGATAATAGTCAAaactaatatgaattaaggcaccgcctagcattggggatttatcttttatatatccgcttagaaagaaatattcaacgctcaggaaagtgaaactttgctctaaactgtagtttacatttagtgtcatcatacctcttacagcgaatatcatactttgcaaaatttacggaagccatgccggtgacgtcattcagcgttctcgcactagcttttagaattttgttttgtttgtttgcactccacgtaGAAACTTGACgggtctttacacttccttactgttttaaaagtgtttttcagttgcatgtacagttttcattacgaaaaagaagtaaaataatcatgttagcgcggtttacgagtttcgatgactgattcggggtgcgcggatgttcataaagacaaccagtcagcggattttacataaaccggaaccggaaaacatcgaaaaaattgcctcagtatatgcaaacagcaaagacgaatatctatatacggacgttaccgtctcggggattttcatccccggcgctttGCGCCGGTGATAAATCCCCTATTAACCTTTGTTCCGTCGCACCTCGGACTATTACCGAgtttcaaaatagttttgaatattgaTAGGCAAGTCATTCAGTGAGTGTCTTATTGCATAAAATTAAAGTATGTATTTTCATAGATGTTTTTCAAGCCAGCAAACATTTATTGAATATAGAAGTGACCTATTGCATAAACCATTGACCTGTGATGGGCTAAAGCAGATACTAgttttataaaagattttttttagacttttgaattaaatctttttaaagaaatatgaaaatatgtttctcGTTATAGCACTAGATttgtgaattatttttttttaaagaaataaaaatacatgtattgttacCGTTGTAGTCACTAGATACATTTCAACATTATTAAGTGATTTTTTGGGATTGATTGAAATGTTACTGTTTATATGGATTCATGAAATACAATTTGGTTGGACTGAACTACATTGTTTGCAGTTAACCAGTTGGACCGATCAAACTTGTAACTTCACAAAGGTAAAAGTACTGAACTTTTATCAACAAGATCTTTCTTTAAGCAGGAGTCAagatacaaaatagaaaaaaacaacgatACAATCTCCGCCACCACCGCTAAACACAACAAGTCCCCGaaattacaaaaaatgataaataactctGTAATTTTCAGGTAACTTCTACAAGACAATTACTGACCGTAAGACACTTGACAACTTTATTGACCAATTTGACGCTGATACCATAGAACGCTACACAAAGAGAATGCCCAACGGATCATTGTACCACCCTGTTGTGACCGGTATGTGGGTTCATGTGCTTTTTAT from Mercenaria mercenaria strain notata chromosome 16, MADL_Memer_1, whole genome shotgun sequence encodes the following:
- the LOC123540782 gene encoding uncharacterized protein LOC123540782 isoform X1, whose product is MYGRQHKCYSGTSEDIAASVNKKNMDLKKRKIFLVLLGACGVILILLPNLLEFGSTHEIFVLAANFHNSSLSYLTSLNLNPSVLSKDNHGLQHAVTEDRFKESLNKLLRNPKLNVTNEILRYKNMHNKSNIHNDIPNALKDVVNNDLATEQPNSDERSSEKTKPFNPSKDFSSESDSYLETRRDSKVRIKIVSSDPFVRDRSRESRPVNSQSVLNYQHSKFSDTSETSKKAQNVVEDPQSDQDVPVYERQTTQTAKASDVIRSSNDISEEVHPVNTVSVQEEVNIQDNHGSYNENPIQNGNIPYQVNNENTEDTGLDKKSVNRPNDHAESDINNAIASQENTNPRELTGTMSDSRPFDQEKFNTIPSQIEQHSPGNNVYQQTEKISKPEPFERQADHVDTNYGKDLVREVGFTVDSSCIRRVTGVEDILCMNRPQFLPDFRNPCWYQRGSLRCLPYFHIIGVCKTGTTDLFERLSHHPQILKNNGILGKETWYWTWQRYGHSNFYKTITDRKTLDNFIDQFDADTIERYTKRMPNGSLYHPVVTGHGDPMDFWDQSSWKRIPQNDPTTDTPEVTTPSLIKHVNPSVKLILILRDPVERLFSNYLHGKFGTTAAEFHRDVLMSRSLLTSCTRNRSMKSCLYDENIIRSLRVPISGSFYSVHLQEWLKVFPRKQIFILKTEEFSQKIADTLLRIFRFLHLDPLPTRDLYRIANMPHFYNTKAKETSGEIQDETKTILRSLFEPYNNELAAILNDQKYNFNNI
- the LOC123540782 gene encoding uncharacterized protein LOC123540782 isoform X2 yields the protein MQHCINDHMDLKKRKIFLVLLGACGVILILLPNLLEFGSTHEIFVLAANFHNSSLSYLTSLNLNPSVLSKDNHGLQHAVTEDRFKESLNKLLRNPKLNVTNEILRYKNMHNKSNIHNDIPNALKDVVNNDLATEQPNSDERSSEKTKPFNPSKDFSSESDSYLETRRDSKVRIKIVSSDPFVRDRSRESRPVNSQSVLNYQHSKFSDTSETSKKAQNVVEDPQSDQDVPVYERQTTQTAKASDVIRSSNDISEEVHPVNTVSVQEEVNIQDNHGSYNENPIQNGNIPYQVNNENTEDTGLDKKSVNRPNDHAESDINNAIASQENTNPRELTGTMSDSRPFDQEKFNTIPSQIEQHSPGNNVYQQTEKISKPEPFERQADHVDTNYGKDLVREVGFTVDSSCIRRVTGVEDILCMNRPQFLPDFRNPCWYQRGSLRCLPYFHIIGVCKTGTTDLFERLSHHPQILKNNGILGKETWYWTWQRYGHSNFYKTITDRKTLDNFIDQFDADTIERYTKRMPNGSLYHPVVTGHGDPMDFWDQSSWKRIPQNDPTTDTPEVTTPSLIKHVNPSVKLILILRDPVERLFSNYLHGKFGTTAAEFHRDVLMSRSLLTSCTRNRSMKSCLYDENIIRSLRVPISGSFYSVHLQEWLKVFPRKQIFILKTEEFSQKIADTLLRIFRFLHLDPLPTRDLYRIANMPHFYNTKAKETSGEIQDETKTILRSLFEPYNNELAAILNDQKYNFNNI
- the LOC123540782 gene encoding uncharacterized protein LOC123540782 isoform X3 translates to MDLKKRKIFLVLLGACGVILILLPNLLEFGSTHEIFVLAANFHNSSLSYLTSLNLNPSVLSKDNHGLQHAVTEDRFKESLNKLLRNPKLNVTNEILRYKNMHNKSNIHNDIPNALKDVVNNDLATEQPNSDERSSEKTKPFNPSKDFSSESDSYLETRRDSKVRIKIVSSDPFVRDRSRESRPVNSQSVLNYQHSKFSDTSETSKKAQNVVEDPQSDQDVPVYERQTTQTAKASDVIRSSNDISEEVHPVNTVSVQEEVNIQDNHGSYNENPIQNGNIPYQVNNENTEDTGLDKKSVNRPNDHAESDINNAIASQENTNPRELTGTMSDSRPFDQEKFNTIPSQIEQHSPGNNVYQQTEKISKPEPFERQADHVDTNYGKDLVREVGFTVDSSCIRRVTGVEDILCMNRPQFLPDFRNPCWYQRGSLRCLPYFHIIGVCKTGTTDLFERLSHHPQILKNNGILGKETWYWTWQRYGHSNFYKTITDRKTLDNFIDQFDADTIERYTKRMPNGSLYHPVVTGHGDPMDFWDQSSWKRIPQNDPTTDTPEVTTPSLIKHVNPSVKLILILRDPVERLFSNYLHGKFGTTAAEFHRDVLMSRSLLTSCTRNRSMKSCLYDENIIRSLRVPISGSFYSVHLQEWLKVFPRKQIFILKTEEFSQKIADTLLRIFRFLHLDPLPTRDLYRIANMPHFYNTKAKETSGEIQDETKTILRSLFEPYNNELAAILNDQKYNFNNI